A genome region from Sphingobacteriaceae bacterium GW460-11-11-14-LB5 includes the following:
- a CDS encoding four helix bundle protein, with translation MHIYSFEKLETWQKARMLRKDIYNLTRKFPKEEVFGLTSQIKRSSGSVGDCLAEGSARVTPKDKAHFITMSYSSAIETINHIIGAYDLGYINEEDYISFRLKLDELTNKLNALRKSILKA, from the coding sequence ATGCATATTTATTCCTTTGAAAAATTAGAAACCTGGCAGAAAGCCAGAATGCTCAGAAAAGACATTTACAATTTGACCAGAAAATTCCCTAAAGAGGAAGTATTCGGTTTAACAAGTCAAATCAAAAGATCATCGGGCAGTGTTGGCGATTGTTTGGCAGAAGGTTCAGCAAGAGTTACACCCAAAGACAAAGCGCATTTTATAACGATGTCTTATTCAAGTGCTATTGAAACCATTAATCATATTATTGGGGCATATGATCTCGGATACATTAATGAAGAAGACTACATTTCATTCAGGTTAAAACTTGATGAGCTAACAAACAAGTTAAATGCTTTACGCAAATCGATTTTAAAGGCTTAA
- a CDS encoding dihydropteroate synthase: MAEKNFFEPKQSLNIKGKLIDLSSPKVMGILNITPDSFYSNSRTKSIDEALTKAAQFLHEGATFIDVGGYSSRPGAKDISAAEEADRLLPVVESLAAAFPEAVISIDTFRAKVAQETILAGAHIINDISSGDMDELMFETVAKLQVPYMIMHMQGTPQNMQQNPVYKNVLLEVIDYLAKKVAALKALHIHDVIIDPGFGFGKTTEHNYELLKQMEAFKIFKLPILVGFSRKGMIYKTLGTSAAEALNGTSVLNTIALQKGAGILRVHDVKEAVECVRLVAKLG, encoded by the coding sequence ATGGCAGAAAAAAACTTTTTTGAGCCCAAACAAAGCTTAAACATTAAAGGTAAGCTTATCGATTTAAGCAGCCCAAAAGTGATGGGCATTTTAAATATCACACCCGATTCTTTTTATAGCAACAGCAGAACAAAATCGATAGACGAAGCCTTAACCAAAGCTGCTCAATTCCTTCATGAAGGCGCTACCTTTATTGATGTCGGCGGGTACTCTTCCAGACCAGGTGCTAAAGATATTTCAGCAGCCGAAGAAGCTGACCGTTTGCTACCTGTGGTAGAAAGTTTAGCTGCAGCATTTCCCGAAGCGGTTATTTCCATCGATACTTTTCGGGCAAAAGTTGCACAGGAAACCATTTTGGCTGGTGCGCATATCATTAACGATATTTCCTCCGGGGATATGGACGAGCTCATGTTCGAAACCGTAGCTAAACTACAGGTTCCCTATATGATCATGCACATGCAGGGCACTCCCCAAAACATGCAGCAAAATCCGGTTTATAAAAATGTATTACTTGAAGTAATTGATTACCTGGCTAAAAAAGTTGCAGCACTTAAGGCGCTGCATATTCATGATGTAATTATTGACCCTGGCTTTGGCTTCGGAAAAACTACCGAACATAATTATGAGCTGCTTAAGCAAATGGAGGCTTTTAAAATTTTCAAACTTCCCATTTTAGTCGGTTTCTCACGTAAAGGAATGATTTACAAAACACTTGGCACCTCGGCAGCAGAGGCCCTGAACGGAACTTCTGTATTGAATACCATTGCACTACAAAAAGGTGCCGGCATTTTAAGGGTGCATGATGTTAAGGAGGCGGTGGAGTGTGTGCGGCTGGTTGCTAAGTTAGGTTAA
- a CDS encoding DoxX family protein: MRNILLRFSRIFVGALFIFSGLIKANDPLGFGYKLQEYFEVFHMNFLSGMATGIAILLCTLEIVLGALLLLGFWSKKVAWGLLLLIIFFTLLTFVSAAFKVVTSCGCFGDAIPLTPWQSFGKDLILLALIIVIFLNKNLIQPLFKKETTQRNIAIAVTVISLGFGLYTYNVLPIIDFLPYKVGAHLPSLMVIPPGEKPDEFEIMYHLKNKKTNEEKDMSDKAYLKTEIWKDNNWEIIGEPAKRLVKKGFEPKIKDLNITDASGTDYTKELIENPYYNLIFVAYDLHATNEAAIGKLNALALNATQQFNIRTVLLTSNSAQDAQAFIKKNNLFSEVFYADAVPLKSMVRANPGVLLMKNGVVINKWHFHNVPTFDQLSRKYFDK, translated from the coding sequence ATGCGAAACATACTTTTAAGATTCTCCAGGATTTTTGTCGGTGCCCTATTTATATTCTCAGGACTCATCAAAGCAAACGATCCGCTTGGCTTTGGTTATAAATTACAGGAATATTTTGAGGTTTTTCACATGAATTTTCTTAGTGGAATGGCCACCGGTATCGCCATTTTACTCTGTACCTTAGAAATTGTGCTCGGTGCCTTATTGCTGTTGGGTTTCTGGAGTAAAAAGGTAGCCTGGGGTTTATTGCTGCTTATAATCTTTTTTACCCTGCTCACATTTGTATCGGCAGCGTTCAAAGTTGTGACCAGTTGTGGCTGTTTTGGCGACGCTATTCCGCTTACTCCATGGCAGTCGTTCGGTAAAGACCTGATTCTTTTAGCGCTGATTATTGTTATTTTCCTAAACAAAAACCTCATTCAGCCTTTATTCAAAAAAGAAACTACGCAGCGGAATATTGCCATTGCCGTAACCGTGATATCTTTAGGTTTTGGCTTGTATACTTATAATGTTTTACCGATTATCGATTTTCTGCCTTATAAAGTTGGTGCACATCTTCCCTCATTAATGGTGATTCCTCCGGGAGAAAAACCAGATGAATTTGAGATTATGTACCACTTAAAAAACAAGAAAACCAATGAAGAGAAAGATATGAGCGATAAAGCCTATCTTAAAACTGAAATCTGGAAAGACAATAACTGGGAAATTATAGGAGAACCTGCAAAAAGACTGGTTAAAAAAGGTTTTGAACCTAAAATTAAGGACCTGAACATTACCGATGCTTCTGGTACCGATTATACCAAGGAACTGATCGAAAATCCTTATTATAATTTGATTTTTGTAGCCTACGATCTTCATGCTACAAACGAAGCCGCCATTGGTAAACTAAACGCTTTGGCTCTAAATGCTACACAGCAGTTTAACATCCGCACGGTATTGCTTACTTCTAATTCAGCTCAGGATGCACAGGCTTTTATCAAAAAGAACAACCTGTTTTCGGAGGTTTTTTATGCTGATGCTGTACCTTTAAAAAGTATGGTAAGGGCAAACCCAGGTGTTTTATTGATGAAGAACGGTGTGGTGATCAATAAATGGCATTTTCATAACGTACCCACTTTCGACCAGCTCAGCCGGAAATATTTCGATAAATAA
- a CDS encoding ABC transporter permease yields MIGYALKKLMYGLLVMGGVILVVFVLFNILPGDPARMTMGQRADVQSLEAVRKEFGLDRSKPVQFLLYINDLSPISILDNDSTNQQKYHYAKLMSFDKKALVIKWPYLRSSYQTKRDVTAILSETVPNTFILALTAMIFATIIGVFLGVLSAVYKDSWIDKTANAFAILGISAPSFFAGIIIAWLFGFVLSNYTGLKMSGSLYSYDPFNGEVLTLRNLWLPMITLGLRPLAIIVQLTRSAMLDVLAQDYIRTARAKGLSRNTIIYKHALKNAMNPVITAISGWFASLLAGSFFVEYIFGYNGLGRTTVTALEMSDFPVVMGSILFIAFVFVVINILVDILYAYVDPRVKLS; encoded by the coding sequence ATGATCGGATACGCACTAAAAAAACTGATGTATGGGCTGCTGGTAATGGGCGGTGTAATATTGGTTGTTTTTGTGCTGTTTAATATTTTGCCCGGCGATCCGGCAAGGATGACCATGGGGCAAAGGGCCGATGTCCAATCACTGGAGGCTGTTCGTAAAGAGTTTGGCTTAGACCGCTCTAAACCTGTTCAGTTCCTTTTATATATTAACGATTTATCGCCAATTAGTATACTGGATAATGATAGCACCAATCAACAGAAATATCATTATGCAAAACTGATGTCCTTTGATAAAAAGGCACTGGTGATCAAATGGCCTTATCTTCGTAGTTCTTATCAAACCAAGCGCGACGTAACTGCTATACTATCCGAAACCGTACCGAATACTTTTATCCTGGCTTTAACCGCCATGATTTTCGCCACCATAATCGGCGTGTTTTTGGGCGTGCTTTCAGCGGTGTATAAAGATTCGTGGATTGATAAAACGGCCAATGCTTTTGCCATTCTGGGTATATCAGCACCTTCTTTTTTTGCCGGAATAATTATTGCATGGTTGTTCGGTTTTGTGCTGAGTAATTATACGGGCCTGAAAATGAGTGGCAGCTTATATTCTTATGATCCATTTAATGGTGAAGTACTAACCTTAAGAAACTTATGGTTGCCAATGATTACCCTCGGCTTAAGGCCTTTGGCTATTATTGTACAGTTGACCAGAAGCGCCATGCTGGATGTTTTAGCGCAGGATTACATCAGAACGGCAAGAGCAAAAGGTTTAAGCAGAAATACCATCATCTATAAACATGCACTAAAAAATGCGATGAATCCGGTAATTACAGCTATTTCGGGATGGTTTGCCTCTTTGCTGGCCGGTTCTTTTTTTGTAGAATATATTTTCGGCTATAATGGATTGGGAAGAACTACGGTAACAGCTTTAGAAATGTCTGATTTCCCTGTGGTAATGGGCTCCATTCTTTTTATTGCTTTCGTGTTTGTGGTGATCAACATTCTGGTTGATATTTTATATGCCTATGTTGATCCAAGGGTTAAATTAAGTTAA
- a CDS encoding shikimate kinase (catalyzes the formation of shikimate 3-phosphate from shikimate in aromatic amino acid biosynthesis), which translates to MKIFLIGYMGCGKSTKAKQLAHRLDCPVIDLDAEIVSKTGKSIAEYFAEYGESGFRDYESEMLKTFDYPETCVVATGGGLPCFFDNMEWMNANGETVYLQMEPAALVSRLHNRQKRPLIKDLDDEQLLVFIKEKLEERDPFYTRAKLIVDAFDLDGEKLEEAIKKNR; encoded by the coding sequence ATGAAGATTTTCCTTATCGGATATATGGGCTGCGGTAAAAGCACAAAGGCAAAACAGCTGGCACATCGTTTAGATTGCCCTGTGATCGATCTTGATGCCGAAATTGTTTCAAAAACAGGCAAAAGCATTGCCGAATATTTTGCCGAATATGGTGAAAGCGGCTTTAGGGATTATGAAAGCGAAATGCTTAAAACCTTCGATTACCCGGAAACCTGTGTGGTGGCCACCGGAGGTGGATTGCCTTGTTTTTTCGATAATATGGAATGGATGAATGCAAATGGCGAAACGGTTTACCTGCAAATGGAACCTGCCGCCTTAGTGTCGCGCTTACATAACCGTCAAAAACGCCCATTAATTAAAGATTTAGATGATGAGCAACTTTTAGTATTTATTAAAGAGAAACTCGAAGAACGTGATCCTTTTTATACCCGGGCTAAACTGATTGTAGATGCATTTGATCTGGATGGCGAAAAGTTAGAAGAAGCCATTAAGAAAAATCGATAG
- a CDS encoding phytoene dehydrogenase, whose product MAKPKAIIIGAGIAGIASAIRLAVKGYEVDVYEANSKPGGKLAEIKTNGFRFDAGPSLFTMPQYVDELFKLAGKNPEDYFEYLKLKEVCRYFYEDGLRLNASADLDKFAKEIEEKTTSTAKEINRYLNKSKTIYEVTHRVFLERSLHKLKSYLHWDTLKSIFRFGQIDAFRTQAKANQSFFKDERVAQLFNRYATYNGSDPFQAPATLNVIPHFEYHYGAFLPKNGMYSIVTALVKLAEALGIRFHYNQKVEEIISSNEGKPKVQGIKVNDKTYKADVVVSNLDIWFTYKNLLKNITQPKKLLNQERSSSALIFYWGMDGNYSDLGLHNIFFTEDYQKEFNAIWKDKTISNDPTVYINISCKHIRDDAPADSENWFVMINVPANNGQNWDSLIKEARANIIKKISRLLNRNIEKDIICEQILDPRSIEVKTGSYQGSLYGNSSNNQFSAFLRHPNFSSKVKNLFFCGGSVHPGGGIPLALLSAKIIDDEISSVVH is encoded by the coding sequence ATGGCTAAACCAAAAGCAATAATTATCGGTGCTGGAATTGCAGGAATTGCATCTGCCATTCGCCTTGCTGTGAAGGGCTATGAGGTTGATGTTTATGAGGCTAACTCAAAACCTGGAGGTAAGCTGGCAGAAATAAAGACGAACGGTTTCAGGTTTGATGCAGGCCCAAGTCTTTTTACCATGCCTCAGTATGTGGATGAGCTTTTTAAACTGGCAGGCAAAAACCCTGAAGATTATTTTGAATATCTAAAACTGAAAGAAGTTTGCCGTTATTTTTATGAAGATGGCTTACGGTTAAACGCCAGTGCAGATCTGGATAAATTTGCAAAGGAAATTGAAGAAAAAACAACTTCAACTGCCAAAGAAATTAACCGTTATCTAAATAAAAGCAAAACCATTTATGAGGTTACCCACCGTGTATTTCTGGAAAGAAGTTTGCACAAACTTAAAAGTTACCTGCATTGGGATACCTTAAAATCCATATTCCGTTTTGGCCAGATTGATGCTTTTAGAACACAGGCAAAAGCAAACCAATCTTTTTTTAAAGACGAAAGAGTTGCCCAATTATTCAATCGGTATGCTACCTATAACGGGTCCGATCCCTTTCAGGCACCGGCCACATTAAACGTAATTCCACATTTCGAGTACCACTATGGAGCCTTCCTTCCAAAAAACGGGATGTACAGTATTGTTACTGCCTTAGTAAAATTGGCAGAAGCATTGGGGATCAGGTTTCACTACAATCAAAAGGTAGAAGAAATTATTTCTTCCAATGAAGGCAAACCCAAAGTACAGGGCATAAAAGTTAACGATAAAACCTATAAGGCCGACGTTGTGGTCTCGAACCTCGATATCTGGTTTACCTATAAAAACCTGCTTAAAAATATAACCCAGCCTAAAAAGTTACTCAACCAGGAACGGAGTAGTTCTGCTTTAATTTTTTACTGGGGAATGGATGGGAATTACAGCGATCTGGGTTTACACAATATCTTTTTCACTGAGGATTACCAGAAGGAGTTTAATGCGATATGGAAAGATAAAACCATTAGTAACGATCCTACTGTTTATATCAACATCAGCTGTAAACACATCAGAGATGATGCACCCGCAGACAGCGAAAACTGGTTTGTAATGATCAACGTTCCAGCCAATAACGGCCAGAATTGGGACTCATTGATAAAAGAAGCCAGGGCAAATATTATTAAAAAAATCAGCCGTTTGTTAAACAGAAATATTGAAAAAGATATCATTTGCGAACAGATTCTCGACCCGAGAAGCATCGAAGTCAAAACCGGTTCGTATCAAGGCTCTCTGTACGGAAACAGCTCTAACAATCAGTTCTCTGCCTTTTTACGACATCCCAATTTCAGTTCGAAAGTTAAAAATTTATTCTTTTGTGGAGGCAGCGTACATCCAGGTGGAGGAATTCCGCTTGCACTGTTATCGGCTAAAATAATTGATGATGAGATTAGTTCAGTGGTTCATTAG
- a CDS encoding peptidase M28: MKTKILFALLFAGLGCYAQNSTDEYFNLTRKGFIAKNAYETTAFVEKYFRIPGNTGFNASIYYVEKILKKAGFVEQKQNEFEAPLTYRIEKRAMKNNTWEPVDANIDIVGETKPLISYKTNRNMIPVNCGSTPVGGVTAPVVFITSVSPAEIEKMDLKGKILFSESNPSRLLQIATNAGAIGVLGYSMPKYTQPEVHQTSIQFGNMKASSEVWTLLLSYAAKEKLKAVCLKGETKLKVNIQTKIYPSEELTIVANVKGSVNPNERFVFSAHVQEPGANDNASGVGTLAEMARLTAELYQAKKISPKRSLTFLWGDEIVSTRRYITEDTTRAKGIMWGMSLDMVGEDTQKTGGSFLIEKMPDPSAIWTRGTDKHTEWGAGDVTEKDLFPHYFNDFVFDICKKQGIFANWTVNYNPFEGGSDHTPFLQHKIPGLLMWHFTDVFYHTDNDRIDKVSPIEMKNVGISALTAAYTLISADENTAIATVSQVKTDALTRLKTEFELSKKEIAKGKGATDEKHIIEVWAKWYTDALATVNKMPVKSETTRVGSAIKFATNEIEKQAKLYLEELK; the protein is encoded by the coding sequence ATGAAAACGAAGATACTTTTTGCACTGCTTTTTGCGGGATTGGGATGTTACGCACAAAATTCAACAGATGAATATTTCAACCTGACAAGGAAAGGTTTCATAGCAAAAAACGCCTATGAAACGACCGCTTTTGTCGAAAAATATTTTCGTATCCCCGGCAATACAGGCTTTAATGCAAGTATTTATTATGTAGAAAAGATCCTCAAAAAAGCTGGCTTTGTAGAACAGAAGCAGAATGAGTTTGAAGCGCCTTTAACTTATCGCATCGAAAAAAGAGCGATGAAAAATAATACATGGGAACCTGTAGACGCCAACATAGATATTGTTGGCGAAACAAAACCACTCATCTCTTACAAAACCAACCGCAACATGATTCCGGTTAATTGCGGCTCAACTCCGGTTGGAGGTGTTACTGCACCTGTGGTTTTCATTACCAGCGTATCACCTGCCGAAATAGAAAAAATGGACCTGAAAGGGAAAATCCTATTTTCAGAGAGCAACCCATCACGTTTACTTCAAATAGCCACCAACGCAGGGGCCATTGGTGTACTGGGTTATTCTATGCCAAAATATACCCAACCCGAGGTACACCAAACGTCTATCCAGTTTGGAAACATGAAAGCCAGTAGCGAGGTATGGACATTACTTTTATCTTATGCGGCCAAAGAAAAGTTAAAAGCAGTCTGCTTAAAGGGTGAAACCAAATTGAAAGTAAATATCCAGACTAAAATTTATCCATCGGAAGAATTAACCATTGTTGCAAATGTTAAAGGCAGTGTAAATCCTAATGAGCGATTTGTATTCAGTGCCCATGTTCAGGAGCCGGGTGCAAATGATAATGCAAGCGGTGTGGGTACATTAGCTGAAATGGCCAGGTTAACGGCAGAATTGTATCAGGCAAAAAAAATAAGTCCGAAGCGCAGCTTAACCTTTTTATGGGGCGACGAAATTGTATCAACCAGAAGATACATTACTGAAGATACTACCCGGGCCAAAGGCATTATGTGGGGAATGAGTTTGGATATGGTTGGTGAAGATACCCAAAAAACCGGCGGTTCTTTCCTGATTGAAAAAATGCCTGATCCTTCTGCCATCTGGACAAGAGGAACTGATAAACATACCGAATGGGGCGCAGGTGATGTTACCGAAAAAGATCTTTTCCCTCATTATTTTAACGATTTTGTTTTCGACATCTGCAAAAAACAGGGCATATTTGCGAATTGGACAGTTAACTACAATCCTTTTGAAGGTGGTAGTGATCATACCCCGTTTTTGCAGCATAAAATCCCAGGTTTACTAATGTGGCACTTTACCGATGTATTTTACCACACAGACAATGATAGGATTGATAAAGTTTCGCCAATCGAGATGAAAAATGTTGGGATAAGTGCTTTAACTGCTGCTTATACTTTAATTTCCGCAGATGAAAATACAGCGATAGCCACTGTTTCGCAGGTTAAAACCGATGCCTTAACCCGTTTGAAAACCGAATTTGAATTAAGCAAAAAAGAAATTGCAAAAGGGAAAGGCGCCACAGATGAGAAACATATTATTGAAGTCTGGGCCAAATGGTATACTGATGCTTTGGCGACAGTAAATAAAATGCCTGTAAAATCCGAGACCACAAGAGTTGGTTCGGCCATTAAGTTTGCCACCAATGAGATTGAAAAACAAGCAAAGCTATATTTGGAAGAATTGAAATAG
- a CDS encoding ATPase, with the protein MILRNLEPILKEALQRSPVVVLLGPRQVGKTTLAIGLIDEVKSIYVDLEDRLDLEKVRDITAFHQNNKELLLILDEVQRLPEIFSQIRGIVDKERRRGNKAGQFLFLGSASLDLLKQSSESLAGRITYLELFPVNAVEYGQEDLAKVNNLWLRGGFPESLLAASEKNSLIWRRDFIRTYLERDIPQLGPRIPAETLERFWTMLAHNQGSVLNAAHLARNIEVTGVTIARYLDLMVDLLLVRRLKPYTVNVGKRLVRSPKIYVRDSGLTHALLNIKSYNELLGHPVVGGSWEGFVIENIMSVIPSGVQTYYYGTPGGAEIDLILEFSDAEKWAIEIKRSSAPSLSKGFYFACQEVKPNSSFVVYAGNDTFTMQGGAIALSLHSLMQKLISYA; encoded by the coding sequence ATGATTCTCCGAAATTTAGAACCAATACTTAAAGAAGCTTTGCAGCGTAGTCCTGTGGTTGTACTGCTAGGCCCCCGACAGGTAGGTAAAACTACATTAGCCATTGGTCTTATTGATGAGGTTAAGTCCATTTATGTAGATCTCGAGGATCGGTTAGATCTAGAAAAAGTTAGAGATATAACTGCTTTCCATCAAAATAACAAAGAGTTACTCTTAATTCTTGATGAAGTTCAACGTTTGCCAGAAATATTTTCGCAAATAAGGGGGATTGTGGATAAGGAACGTAGAAGAGGAAATAAGGCTGGACAATTTCTGTTTCTGGGATCGGCATCTTTAGATTTATTAAAACAGTCTAGCGAATCTTTAGCTGGAAGAATTACTTATCTGGAACTTTTTCCAGTAAATGCTGTAGAATATGGGCAAGAAGATTTAGCTAAGGTTAATAACCTTTGGTTGAGAGGTGGATTTCCCGAGAGTTTATTAGCTGCGTCGGAGAAAAATAGTTTAATATGGAGAAGGGACTTTATCAGAACGTATTTGGAAAGAGATATCCCTCAATTGGGACCTCGTATTCCCGCCGAGACGCTCGAACGTTTTTGGACAATGCTCGCCCACAATCAAGGTAGTGTGCTAAACGCAGCTCATTTGGCCCGTAATATTGAGGTTACAGGAGTAACCATAGCCAGGTATTTGGATTTGATGGTAGATTTATTGTTGGTTCGGCGACTAAAGCCATATACAGTTAATGTTGGAAAACGACTTGTGCGATCACCAAAAATATATGTAAGAGATAGCGGCCTTACTCATGCCCTGCTTAATATAAAAAGTTATAATGAACTACTTGGTCATCCGGTAGTAGGTGGAAGTTGGGAGGGCTTTGTGATCGAAAATATTATGTCCGTAATTCCATCCGGAGTACAAACTTACTACTATGGAACACCAGGAGGCGCAGAAATAGATTTAATTTTGGAATTTTCGGATGCCGAAAAATGGGCAATAGAAATTAAAAGAAGTTCTGCGCCTTCATTATCAAAAGGGTTTTACTTCGCTTGTCAAGAAGTAAAACCCAATAGTAGCTTTGTTGTTTATGCAGGTAATGATACTTTTACAATGCAGGGCGGAGCCATAGCACTATCACTGCACTCATTAATGCAGAAGCTTATAAGCTACGCGTAA
- a CDS encoding DoxX family protein codes for MNVIRKIEHWGDVHHSKWLDYLRIVLGLIIFGKGVSFVSDTSVLQNMITQNNVFGFSGMLISVAIHVVAFAHLVGGVLITLGLVTRFAVVIQIPILLFAVFFVNLTPGFSTPNSELWFSVLVLFLLIMFWVVGSGPLSVDEGLKNKKGRRYA; via the coding sequence ATGAACGTTATCCGTAAAATTGAACATTGGGGAGATGTTCATCACTCAAAATGGCTGGATTATCTTCGGATTGTACTTGGCCTGATCATTTTTGGAAAAGGTGTTTCTTTTGTTAGCGACACCTCGGTTCTTCAAAATATGATTACACAAAACAACGTATTTGGTTTTTCGGGCATGCTCATCAGTGTTGCCATTCACGTAGTTGCATTTGCACATTTGGTTGGGGGTGTTTTGATTACATTAGGTTTAGTTACCCGCTTTGCCGTTGTCATTCAGATTCCAATCTTATTGTTTGCCGTATTTTTCGTTAACCTTACCCCGGGTTTCTCCACACCCAATTCGGAGTTATGGTTTTCGGTACTGGTGTTGTTTCTGCTCATCATGTTTTGGGTAGTAGGCTCTGGCCCTTTATCGGTTGATGAAGGATTGAAAAACAAAAAGGGAAGACGTTACGCGTAG
- a CDS encoding phenylalanyl-tRNA synthetase subunit alpha — MSKEILEFSVQVDEKFDLKFNWLDGFWGAAFKFFGK, encoded by the coding sequence ATGAGCAAAGAAATATTAGAGTTTTCTGTACAAGTAGATGAAAAATTTGACCTGAAATTTAACTGGTTGGATGGCTTTTGGGGCGCTGCATTTAAATTTTTTGGAAAATAA
- a CDS encoding 23S rRNA (uracil(1939)-C(5))-methyltransferase RlmD, whose product MSRRKPGTVTIVPNVHIIDIAEEGKGVGKADELVIFVDKAVPGDVVDVRLTKKKKNFAEAIIDQLHEKSALRTDPFCPHFGTCGGCKWQHMGYDAQLKFKQKNVEAALQRLGKIDTSGTEPILGSAKNRYYRNKLEFTFSNKRWLEKTDVERDEDLDMNALGFHVPLRFDKILDIEHCYLQDEPSNSIRNAVRNYALENSLSFYDLRNHEGVLRNLIIRTSSTGEVMVAVVFAYPEQAQVDGLMAFLQNEFPQITSLLYIVNQKKNDTIFDQDVVLFSGRDHIFEEMDGIRFKIGVKSFYQTNSEQAFELYKITRDFAGFKGDELVYDLYTGAGTIANFIAKNVKQVVGVEYVPTAIQDAKFNSALNGIDNTIFYAGDMKDILTSEFILAHGKPDVVITDPPRAGMHADVVQRLLEMESEKIVYVSCNAATQARDLELLKEKYDVVRIKPVDMFPHTQHVENVVLLRFKG is encoded by the coding sequence ATGAGTAGAAGAAAACCAGGTACGGTAACTATTGTTCCAAACGTACATATAATCGATATTGCTGAAGAAGGAAAAGGTGTTGGCAAGGCTGACGAATTGGTCATTTTTGTTGACAAGGCTGTTCCTGGTGATGTGGTAGATGTTCGGTTGACCAAAAAGAAAAAGAATTTTGCTGAAGCAATTATTGATCAGCTTCATGAAAAATCAGCTTTACGAACCGATCCTTTTTGTCCTCATTTCGGAACCTGTGGCGGTTGTAAATGGCAGCACATGGGCTACGATGCGCAGTTGAAGTTTAAGCAGAAAAATGTTGAGGCAGCTTTACAGCGCTTAGGTAAAATAGATACCTCAGGAACCGAACCTATTTTAGGTTCAGCAAAAAACAGGTACTACCGGAATAAATTAGAATTTACTTTTTCGAACAAACGTTGGTTAGAAAAAACTGATGTAGAACGCGATGAAGATCTTGATATGAATGCCCTTGGTTTTCACGTGCCTTTGCGTTTCGATAAAATTTTAGATATTGAACATTGTTACCTGCAGGATGAGCCATCTAATTCAATCAGAAATGCAGTGCGTAATTATGCTTTAGAAAATAGCCTTTCGTTTTACGATCTGCGTAATCATGAAGGTGTTTTACGTAACCTGATTATCCGTACTTCCAGCACAGGAGAGGTAATGGTTGCCGTGGTATTTGCTTATCCCGAACAGGCACAGGTTGATGGTTTAATGGCTTTCCTTCAAAATGAATTTCCACAGATCACTTCCTTGTTGTATATCGTTAACCAAAAGAAAAACGATACCATTTTCGATCAGGATGTGGTGCTTTTCTCTGGTCGCGATCATATTTTCGAAGAAATGGACGGCATCCGTTTTAAAATTGGTGTAAAATCTTTTTACCAGACCAATTCAGAACAGGCCTTCGAATTATATAAAATCACCAGGGATTTTGCCGGATTTAAAGGCGATGAGCTGGTTTATGATTTATATACTGGTGCCGGAACCATTGCAAATTTTATTGCAAAAAATGTAAAGCAGGTGGTAGGTGTAGAATATGTACCAACTGCTATTCAAGATGCAAAGTTTAACTCTGCGTTAAATGGCATTGATAATACGATCTTCTATGCAGGAGATATGAAAGATATTCTCACTTCAGAATTTATCCTGGCACATGGTAAACCAGATGTAGTGATTACTGATCCACCGCGCGCCGGAATGCATGCAGATGTGGTTCAAAGATTACTGGAAATGGAATCTGAAAAAATTGTTTATGTAAGCTGTAATGCAGCTACGCAGGCGAGAGATTTAGAGCTGCTAAAAGAAAAGTATGATGTGGTGCGTATTAAACCTGTAGATATGTTTCCGCACACACAACACGTAGAGAACGTTGTATTATTAAGGTTTAAGGGGTAA